The genome window ATTTCCACGTGTCAGTTCAACTCTCAGAAAGAATTAATGGCGTATCTGAAGACTCGCCGACAATTTCGCATGCAGAAAGACTCCTACTCTTCGGCAAACGAACTAAAAGCAGAAAAGGCACCAGAAAGAAGAGCCCCGAAGGTGGCATTTTaaaattcttcaaaaagtaGTTTAATCAATCACTGCCAGTGTAGCACACATCTGCATGCTAGGCGGTATTAAATACTCATACTGCCAAAATGGGTGCTCATTCATACCACTATCgtatccgggtaacatgCGTGTGGCTGTCTTTATTGTTTTGCAGGGTTTTTGcagggtttttttttttttttttttttttttttttcttctttcctgTGGGAAAGCCTAAAATAGCCAGATCTTTACAGTTCGGtgtaaaaataatataaaaatacTGTATGCTTTTTACATAGATGTAGTGCATATCGGAAACCTCAAGAAGATTTACAAGTGTTGAAGTTTGCTCAAACCAGTCTTAAACCTAACACTTACAGAATTTCTGAAAGTATACACTACTGGATTTATTATCGCTGGTGCTTGAACACTTTGCTGATAGATAGTTAGTGGTTAATTTTACGGAGAGATCTTACTCATTTTTCCATTGTTATTGAATGAGATTATAAAGCCAACCGAGCTTATAACGAATATCAGATACTCATATCTAAAGCAAAAACCTATCTCTTAGGTATACATTTAGTTTGATGTTAGTGCGACCTAATGAATGCCTGCGCTGGCTGTTATGGCTATTAACTTTTATCGTACTCTCTGAAGGACGAATTCTTCCAAGCTGGTTTTGGGATGCATCGTCAAATTTGGAAGTCTTTCCTGCAACCGTCTCAGTGAACCACGATTTGTCATTTACAAATCCTAGTAGACCGACGGATGCTGTTGAAATACGAAGGCGAGATGACGAACACAACGCAACTGATACAATATCGTTGATAACGTCAGATGCAACATCTTTGAGTCCAGCTCCAAATGCGATGTATAGCACCCCCTCGATGAACCAACCATCAAAGACATCGCTGGATGATAGCCCAACTCCGGATAAGGATGATTCTACAGTTTTAAATCCTCCTGGGACTAACGAGGAATATACACCTACACCAACACCAGATAAGGATACACCAACACCAGATACACCAACACCGGATACACCAACACCAGATAAGCCTACACCAACACCGGATACACCAACACCGGATAAGGATACACCAACACCGGATACACCAACACCGGATAAGGATACACCAACACCAGATAAGGATACACCAACACCGGACACGCCCACGCCCACGCCGGATACACCTAAATCAACACCGGACACACCTAAATCAACACCAGACACACCTAAATCAACACCAGACACACCTAAATCAACACCAGACACACCTACACCAACACCGGATACACCTACACCAACACCAGTAAAATCAACTTCGAGTACAACAACCTCGAGTACAACAACCTCGAGTACTACCCCTACCCCCACCCCCACACCAACGTCTAGCACCACCACTTCGAGCACAACCCCCACACCCGCGCAACAAAAACCTACTTCAAGTACAACTACTTCAAGTACAACTACTACTCCTACGTCTAGCACAACAACTTCgagtactactactactccTACGTCTAGCACAACAACATCTAGTAGCTCAAGTACCGAAACTTCAAAACAGACTAGCGCTTCCTCTACTGCAACAGCCTCAGATCAATCAAAAGTAACTCCTGGATCAACAAGCGGATCATCAACAACTGAAAGTAAAACTGAAACAGGCAGTGAAACTTCAACTGTATCATCAACTGTAACAAGCAGCAGCACTACGAATACAGAGACTTCAAGCTCCTCTAGTATATCTGCTGCAAGTACGGTGTCTAACTCTGTGGCAAGCGAGGCAAAACCAACAGGTTCTATAACTTCGACAACTCCAACTACAAGCACTAGTTCTAGTACCATTACCACCCAAAATTCTCAATCAACTGATGTCACATCACTAAGCTCCCAAACCCAATCACCATCAGCATCTGGGCTGACTTCAACTGTTCTCAGTACTACCCCCACAACTGAGATACAAGCAAGCTCCACAGAACAAGTGTCTATTAGCACAACACCTTCCACCAGTGTAACTACACAGGTATCTACCCCATCTCAATTTCAATCTTCAATTCTTACTCAAAGTAATACAGTGACTACTGCTAGCCCTAGTTTCACTGCTCTAACATCCACTGTTTCACAAAGCACGCTTCCACCTGTCATATCTGCGGAGACTACCGTTTCTCCTAGTTTCAGTACCATTCATGGAACAACTTCCATCGAAACGGCATCCCAGACATCGATAATACCCATATCAAACCCATTTTTCACACAAACAAagacatcttcttcttatccATCAGCTAGCAACGCTGTAGAGTCTACGTCGTTACAAGCTTTACAGACTCAACATCCAACGTTGTCCTCTTTGACCGTATCAGGTTCTGCAGCTCCAACTACTAACACAGTAGGCACCCAAACATCCTCAAAATCCATTTGGCTACCAACATCTCTTGTGGTTGATACTTCTACATCGAATACAGCTACCAGTAGCACATCGATAGACCTTGGAGCTACATCTACCTTACCTCAAGCCATCAATCCAGCAACACCGGTAACGGTTCCTGAGGGGTACACTGTTATTACAATTGGATTTAAAGAGCCTTTGAATTATCCATTTTTAATTTCCAATCCTTTGGCATCTGCCCAGATATTCAGCTTCTTACCAAAAGTTGTAACATATCCTTTTAGTTCTGCATCGTCTGGTGGAATATCCGTATATCGTCGTATGCTCAATGTCATCAAAAGAGATGAGAATTCCCCATCTGCGTCATCTTCTCCACTCACTTACACAGGTGTTCAAGTAAGATCTATTGTGCCTCTtacaataaaaaatatCAGTTATATTGTTTCGATAGCTGAAGTCATCTTTCCTGAGAAGTCTGTCCCTACTCTACAAAAAATGATATTGGATTCTAACTCAGCTTTTTATACTAATCCGGTAACGTATTTGTCAAATCTCGCAGAGTTAATTGACCCTTCAATACCATTAACTGGCCTGACATACAGTGGAAgctcatcttcttctggcGAAAATGGATCTGGGAGTGGATCTGATAGTAATGGCCATGGTTCAAGCGGTGGACCGAATGATactgaaaagaagaagggaagttcttcaaataaCTCTACTCTCTGGGGATCCTTAGATGCTGGTCTTACTTCGGGATTTCCCAATCATTCTACCGCTGTTAGATTTATTTGCATAGTGACTACGTTAACAGCAGCTACCTTGTTTCTAATATGGCTGTTCTTATTAGGAATAAGGCGTCTCTACAAAGTAACAAAGGCATCTGAAAGGCTAAAGCTTCCAGAAAAGGACTGGCCAGAAATAGTGGTTCCCTACAACCACCAGGATAATGGTAGTATAGCAAGTGGcccaaaaaatattttctaCTCTGGGTCACATTCCTCTGGTTCCGATTCCACAGGATCTGCTTTGGACAATAATGAGTATATTGATGAAGACTTGGTGATCACTGGAGAAAATACAGTGTATAGCATAAGCCAAGGTATCACTTATTACGTTGATGCAGAAGGTAACTTCTTTTTCGCTGGAGTTGGAAAAGATCCGCCTATTAGAAAGTCCATTCATGAACTGGGAGTAGCATCAGATATTCCTGTGAGccaaaatattgaaaaatctaTCCCAGCCTTCAATGGAGAAGACGCAATAAACACTCCGGAAGAATCAGCATCCCTAAATTTAGAAGACTTAGAAGTCGACGAAGATGGAAATGTTGCGTTGCCAGAGTCAGACTTAGAAAAAACTATTCTTCAACATGTCTCATCAGAATCAAATATGGCAGTTAGTATGTCACCAATGGACACTATGCATAATGACAATTTACAACAGGTCCAAGCGATGTTTCCTTTGTCTTCTTCGAGCGATGAACATGTATATACAGATACAGATGCATTGGCAACCACAGTTACAAAGACGCTACTATCATCTAACGGTTCAGCTGGAATTCTTGATCTTGCTGGTAAAAGTGGAACATACGATGAATATCTGTATGATGCAGCTCAAGAAGATATCGATGATCCGTTAGCACTGAAGAATTCTATTGCTGGTGATTACAATAGCAGAGGTGTGTCTTCTATTGACATACAAGACCAGATGGATATTGATATCGAAGACTACGACGATGATGTCAGTGATGTGAATGTCGGCGATTATGATGAGTTTGACGAGGAGATGTACCGTCATCTATCTCGATCAGACCTTCTACCGAATTTTGGCGGGGAATCTCTAATCCAGGGTTCTAATTTGACCTCTGTGCATGGTAATAGCACTGATAGTGGTATTTCATTTAATATGCATACTAATCTCGGCTCATATGGAGAGGCAAGAACGTCTACAATATCATCAAGTAACGTGCCACATGTTGCAGCACAATCTGACAAGGCAACAATTCTAAAGAGACCAGAACGACCATCTGTAGTGTTCAGTTTTGGCGGAATGTATGATCGAACGTCATTTCTCGATAATGACAGCAGCCTAGTGAATCCATTCGAAAATaatacagaagaaaaaaaatcgaaGTCTAAACGTAATTCGAGAAATTTGTCAAAAGAATTTGCCGCTGAACTTGGTATCACAGAAGCCGAGTTAAAAGCCATGGAGAGACATCCTTCTGACAATTAACACCACTAATAGGTATCCAACCACAAACTTAGCATTTGTGTTGTCTAACACAACAAGCAGTAATATTTGCACGCTACAAGCATCAATaaaaatagtaataatatcaacggcaacaacaacatcaataataatagtaataatatcaacggcaacaacagcatcagtaataatagtagtaatagtaataatagcaaTAATAGCAGTAGTAAAGTCAATGTTGCTTTGCGTATTTGTTGTTCATCTAGAGAATTTCTCGGCTCATATGAGCACATATAGAGACCATAACCAATCTGGTCTTCCAATTTAGCATTAGCATGATAACAAATAGTTTAAAAAGTGTTATTTTGTATTTAGGAAACGATATAatctattgaaaaaagtTCCTTCATAAAATCTAAATTTCACGGAATTGTTTGTATAGACTCTTTCTCTACCTAACACTagaattctttgttttaagAATTAATATTTATAAAGATCGTTATTCCTGTTTTAATATAACGAATATGAGGAAAAAGGACAGTTTACATTGCGTATTTGGATACGGAGTTCCATAGAAGATTGTTAGACTGGATCCAATATATCTGCAATGTCTGCTACGGGGGCTGAGAGCAACAGGTTGCGAAAGAAGCACACTTTTAAAAGAGGCTATAAGGCATGCTTGAACTGTAAGATGAGGAAAGTGAAGTGTGACCTTGGACCATTTGACAATCCACATGATCCACCTTGCGTGCGCTGTAAGCGAGAGGGAAAGGATTGCATGTTTGCGGAAACTAAGAGGGGTGGGTTCAGAATCGCAAAACAGAGCCTTGTCAGTTTGAAAGAGGAGAATGCTGGTAAATCTATGGCGGAAGTTATTACCAGTGTGATTCAGGGCCAAACTCAAGTGACTAAGAAAGAATCTAGCTCGAGCttcaaagaggaaaagctagaatccaaagaagaagatgatgatgatgacatGACTTTGACTGCTGGTGTTCCAAGTTTACACAACGCCTTCCAATTTTTGGCTAAGGCGGCTGGATCTGTTGCCAAAGAGGACATTAGAGATTCAGTTCATCATATCACAAATTTTGATCGAATGGAATCTATCAATGATATTTCGAGACCCGGATCTGCTTCTGCGTATTCTAATGATAATAGTTTTATATCTACGGAACAACATGGTATACAATCATTGAATTCTATGGAAACCCCAACCAATGGGGAACAAACACCGAGAAGTATTCCTTTGATTGAGAAACTTAGTAGTGTCAGACCGAAACCTTCTATGAAACTTGGtgatattgaatatattgGACCTTACCAACTACTAACTGAAGCAGAAGCtagaaaaagaattgatgCCTTCTTTCTAACTATGCATCCATTTTCTCCGTATATTCCTCTGCAACTCCATGATCCTGACGAACTTGCTAGATACCCACTACTTCTATGCACCATCTTGACTATATCTGCAAGATACCACACACTCCGTGACTTAGGATTGAATGAAATCGATAATAATGTTCATGTTGAACTTCATGAAAAGCTCTGGATATACTGCCAAAGACTTGTTTCTCAAACTGTGTGGGCAGAGGCCAGCACTAGATCTATAGGCACTATTCTTGCATTCTTAATGTTTACGGAGTGGAATCCGAGGGCCATCCATTGGAAATGGCCAGACTATGCAAATTATCCAGAAATGAATGATTCTTCCAAACGGTCGTCATCTCAAGCACATGGTAGTGACTCATTGGCGGGCCTTGCCGCAATGCGTAGAAGTGATAGAATGTCGTGGATGTTAACAGGGAATGCAGTTAGATTAGCTCAGGATTTGGATGTACTTGAATACAGCTCCAAAATATTCGTGATGACACATGTCTGCGAAACACACACAGCTatgaatttgaataaaAGAAGCTCACTTTCTGAATCACTATCTGAGGTTAAACTTAACGGGTTTGAGGATAATAACTTAGATAACGaacaattctttttggagCGCATCTTACAAAATGATAAGAGTAAAGAACGCTGGGCCCGTTTTTTGGACAGAATTGGAGAAAGAGATAAGAAACATACTCTAACAAATATCGAAAGAGAGTTTTTAAATGACGAATTCTTGCTATACCATTACAATACAGATAATCATAATAGTCAAGTCGAACAAGAGTTTCGTCTCAAGTTCTCTAAAATACAGCGAGCTAAAATCGAGCTATTGAAAATCATTTCATTAGGATATGAAAATGTCTACAATGGTAAATTAAGATCGCATGATAGACACCAAAGACTTTCAATGCTCTCTGTACTATCACCGTTGATTGAAGgttggtataatatctACAAAACTCTATTATTGCCTGTTAGTGGTCCTGCTTGCTCACTAACGAAGAGTTCCAATAAGAGTTTTGTATTTGCAATTACGGAAAAAATGGAACATGAATCTTTGATCAGTGACTATTACTACTGCCAgctttatatatattctcttGCTTTACAATTGGATAATAAAGAACCGGGAAAATCGAAGTTAAGATTGAATGAACTTACGAAAAGCGCAAGGTATGTGGAACTTGCATACAACGCTGCGAAAGAAATATTGAACAGTGCTCAGCGGGTACATAAACTGAAGattttaaaatatatgCCTGTACGCTGGGTGATGAGAATTGTAAGATCGATCGTTTTCATGATAAAATGTTACTTAACTTTAACAGGGAATGGTATCACACAAAATCCTGAAGCGAATACCATCTTGACAATGAGCGTATTACCAACAGACGAGATTATTCAAACGATTCAAAAAACAGCAATAATACTCCGTGCAACAGCACCAGATGAATTACACCTATGCAGTAGATATTCTACAATATTGATGTATTTGTGCACAGAGATGAAACATCGatcaaaaccaaacatGCAACCACCAATACCGCGAAGCATATCCAGCGACTTTATGgacaaagagaaagaagaagagaaatctgataaaaaaaatactactCGAGCGGCAAATTCAGGCGTATGCGACGAGAATACGGTGCCCTTAAAACATACCCAATGTTCCAACGACAATAAAGATAATACAAGAGAATCTGGGATGGGCAATAATGTTGCTGCCCGCAATACGGGATATCATTCAGGAACCCAACTACATTCAAACCACACAGGGTCCGGAACAGCCACAGATGGCAATGGGTCAACCCTGGGTGGATACCTTCCGCCACAAATCGTTGACTGGtttaatgataataatgaGATAGGTTTGGATTTTGTCGGGCCTTGGACAGAAATGGTCGAAAAGCAGTTTGTTAATAGGGTCGATGATGACCCATCCTACGAAAACTGGTTCAAGGAACTTTACAATCCCTCAACTTAGGGCTTCAAAGGAAAGTGTCTAATCCGGTATAGGGTTTTGCTACTAGCCGCTTGCCTGCTTGCTATATATAATCTCAAGGTAAACATAATAAATTGTGACAGACCTACCTACGTCACGTTTGgcattaaaaaaaaacatatacACAACAAGGAACCCTAAATGTATGCGATATCACAATAAAAGAGCGGTAGATCGAATAAATTTCTCCATACTAAATAATTCCCATATAACAGGTAACATGATTTTTTTAatcattctctttttattttattttttattttttttttttttcattttgacATATCAAGGCGATGAGCtcttcaaataaaaaaggcTCGGAAAGCAACAAAGATTGGCCTTTTTAAGCAACCGTGTAGAAAGCCGTAACTTCCTTCGTAACGGTTCTTAATTCCCCTttaaatatgtatatatacgtGCCGGTGTGGACATCGTCGCATAGTAGTTTTTATTTGTGCAACAACGTTTTTCAATTTAAATTGCGCTAGTTCATTGCGTCAAAATAGAGAGAGACTGGATCCAAGTTGTGAGCAGAAGgatatatattcaaattAGGAAGACGGCAGTATTTCATGAACCGACGTTAAGTGATAGAGTAGCAGTCCAACAAAGTAGTTCCTTGATAGTCATTGTTATTGGACTAAACGAGAACCATTAGAATACTACATCCTGGAAgtaaacaaataaacacaCAGGATTTTCATATATAGTATAGATTCGAAGATTAAAGTCACATTTCATTGTGAATCATGACTAATAGTGTTCGAATCAAGGACTATTTTGATAATGATTACAACGGGTTATGGTCATGGTACTTATATAATTTAAGAAAAGGCGAATTTGAGGAATTGACTAGGAATAAATTGAAATCCAGTTTGTTAAAACGGTTCCTTAGGGAACAACTATGCGAGGTAACACCTTTAAACAAGAAGTTACTTCTAGTATCTATCCCAGATGATATTCATGAGGATATAAAGGTACTTGAGGAGTTTTTGAGTGAATATTTCCACTTGAAGGACAATCACACTAACATTGTCATCAATAAAATAACAAGGGACACGATCTATAATCATGAAAACCATTACCTTATTCAAGATGAATTAGCCAATTTCAACGATGAATGGTTTTTGAACATGAAGAGGGATGTTATTGTCGGCAATACTAGCGAAGAGCCGGATTCTCCGGAAAGCTGCGGGCAGCCTATAAAAGAATGTAGCTCGAATCAAGATAGTGACGCTAGTGAAAGATACAGCGTAGTGACAGGGGAGACTTTTGAGACTGAATCACACTCCATCATACTTAATTTTAAACATCGTCAAGTTGAGAATAAACCTACAAACCCAACATTTAAACAAATCACTAGAATAACTCCCGAAAACAACCTTGGGTCTCCAACCGAGTCACAAGTTTCAATAATGACCCATGGGGAAGATCTGGAATCATACCGGGGCGAAGCATTGGTTCATACAATAACACGtacagcagaagaagttgcggaagaagcaacaagtaatgatgattatgatgaaGATTCTGTCGATGATATGAAAAGCAATAATGTTTCAATTCCTCCCAGTATCTCTATATCAGATAATTTTGGGACATTCAGGTTGGTTTTACAATCAATTTTAATAGCTAGTAATGAAACAGATCAGGTTTTTACTGGTATTAGACAGAGTGAAAATGATAGAAGTAATGCTGATATCAATGACGATTGGTTATTATATGATTCTGAATTTAATTTAGATAACTTACAGATGTTATCATTACAAGATATTTTCGAGTTTAGTCGCTTATCACCAAAGATCCTCTTTTACTCGATGATCCAcgttaaagaaaatattaataCCGAATGCAGCATGTCTCCCGATCAACGAATTACGATGCAAAACACGATATCTAATGGATTTTTAAGGACTTCTACGGCAGGCAATAATAGCTCGATGGGGACAGGTAATTCTTACAGCGAGCTGAGCTCTGAGAATTCCATCCAGGAGTATactgttgatgatgataatgactCAATGGCCGAAGACCCTGCAATATGCCTCTATTCACCACAAACTGCGGCAACTGCTGGTCACAGATCAATTGGAACTACGGAAAGTGTGGGTGCTTGGGCCTTAAACAGATCAAATACGAAAAGGAGCATGGAATATATTGATAATAGTGTGTCGAGAGACTCCAGAGGAAATTTTGTTAACAGGATAAAATCTCAACCAATGCCAGTGTTATTAAAGTCATTGAGTACTAATGTTGACAGCGAAACAgctaaaatcaaaaagagtTTAGCAAAATCTAAAGCAAGGTATAGAAAAAAGTCGAGCCCAAATAATTGTATTATAATGTAATTAATAGAATGCTTTATGGTCTGTGGttataattttttgttAAAATGTTATTCGATAAAATATCATGGCATATTACCGGACTGTTGTATTGCAAGTGCCATGTTTAATGCAAGATTTCAAGGCATATAATGTCTTTAAGGCCAAGTCAAGTTAAAAAAATGCAGTCTGTCTTTCTGTCTTTAttaatttttgtttaagTGCTTACATATAAATGACATTTTCCTTTCTGGACGGAATAATTTAAATCACTAATTTAATGGAAGTAATTATCGTTTTATTGATTCAAACACTTATGGAGGATCATTTATACAGGAAtaaaagattgaaaaggaaTAGAATTTTCAatccaaaaatataaaacGCGGACGAaatgttaaaaaaaaaaaatgttcTTAATGGATCTTAAAAGTCGATTAATATAGTAAAGGCTAGTTGAAAAGTGGGAATgatctttttgatatctgatctttgttttctttatattattttggtACAATAAGGTAAATGAATGAATTAATGAATGTAATATGTTATATTGTttcgtcttcttttttttttaaatagTTAattctctgtttttttgttttttttgtgttctTATTACTTTCATGATGTTTAATCTCACAGATTTTTTACCCGTTTACATCCTCTGTTTttgcctcttcttctttttagatatttttatttttcgCTCTTGCACTTCTATTATGAAGACAAAGAGAAACAGTGACTACTCCATTTCGTTATTATCATCAAGAATTTCCTATATCAACCGACTTAAATCTTGAGTGGAAAGTGAGGAAAATCGTTTCTAAAATTGTAAAAGAAGGAATAAAGAAATCTAGTAATCGTAAAAGGTATTGAATGAAGATCAATTAAGTCATAGTGAAGAGGTTGTTTTTAAAATCTGTTATTGCATATGTTTCAGTAGCGCTGTTTGAACATCTTCTGCATTTACCACAACACCTTTCTCTGAACATTTTGCCTTTGTCCTCAATTCCAAGCACAAACCGTCGATATCTAAATCTGAGTAACGAGGGTGGGCTGTAATACGATCCCAAACTTCTGAACACTTTAGTAGTTTACCATCATTTGAGGGTATGATATCCTGTATC of Kluyveromyces marxianus DMKU3-1042 DNA, complete genome, chromosome 3 contains these proteins:
- the HKR1 gene encoding Hkr1p (This family consists of a number of glycoprotein gp2 sequences from equine herpesviruses. [pfam05955]), translated to MLVRPNECLRWLLWLLTFIVLSEGRILPSWFWDASSNLEVFPATVSVNHDLSFTNPSRPTDAVEIRRRDDEHNATDTISLITSDATSLSPAPNAMYSTPSMNQPSKTSLDDSPTPDKDDSTVLNPPGTNEEYTPTPTPDKDTPTPDTPTPDTPTPDKPTPTPDTPTPDKDTPTPDTPTPDKDTPTPDKDTPTPDTPTPTPDTPKSTPDTPKSTPDTPKSTPDTPKSTPDTPTPTPDTPTPTPVKSTSSTTTSSTTTSSTTPTPTPTPTSSTTTSSTTPTPAQQKPTSSTTTSSTTTTPTSSTTTSSTTTTPTSSTTTSSSSSTETSKQTSASSTATASDQSKVTPGSTSGSSTTESKTETGSETSTVSSTVTSSSTTNTETSSSSSISAASTVSNSVASEAKPTGSITSTTPTTSTSSSTITTQNSQSTDVTSLSSQTQSPSASGLTSTVLSTTPTTEIQASSTEQVSISTTPSTSVTTQVSTPSQFQSSILTQSNTVTTASPSFTALTSTVSQSTLPPVISAETTVSPSFSTIHGTTSIETASQTSIIPISNPFFTQTKTSSSYPSASNAVESTSLQALQTQHPTLSSLTVSGSAAPTTNTVGTQTSSKSIWLPTSLVVDTSTSNTATSSTSIDLGATSTLPQAINPATPVTVPEGYTVITIGFKEPLNYPFLISNPLASAQIFSFLPKVVTYPFSSASSGGISVYRRMLNVIKRDENSPSASSSPLTYTGVQVRSIVPLTIKNISYIVSIAEVIFPEKSVPTLQKMILDSNSAFYTNPVTYLSNLAELIDPSIPLTGLTYSGSSSSSGENGSGSGSDSNGHGSSGGPNDTEKKKGSSSNNSTLWGSLDAGLTSGFPNHSTAVRFICIVTTLTAATLFLIWLFLLGIRRLYKVTKASERLKLPEKDWPEIVVPYNHQDNGSIASGPKNIFYSGSHSSGSDSTGSALDNNEYIDEDLVITGENTVYSISQGITYYVDAEGNFFFAGVGKDPPIRKSIHELGVASDIPVSQNIEKSIPAFNGEDAINTPEESASLNLEDLEVDEDGNVALPESDLEKTILQHVSSESNMAVSMSPMDTMHNDNLQQVQAMFPLSSSSDEHVYTDTDALATTVTKTLLSSNGSAGILDLAGKSGTYDEYLYDAAQEDIDDPLALKNSIAGDYNSRGVSSIDIQDQMDIDIEDYDDDVSDVNVGDYDEFDEEMYRHLSRSDLLPNFGGESLIQGSNLTSVHGNSTDSGISFNMHTNLGSYGEARTSTISSSNVPHVAAQSDKATILKRPERPSVVFSFGGMYDRTSFLDNDSSLVNPFENNTEEKKSKSKRNSRNLSKEFAAELGITEAELKAMERHPSDN
- the ARO80 gene encoding Aro80p — its product is MSATGAESNRLRKKHTFKRGYKACLNCKMRKVKCDLGPFDNPHDPPCVRCKREGKDCMFAETKRGGFRIAKQSLVSLKEENAGKSMAEVITSVIQGQTQVTKKESSSSFKEEKLESKEEDDDDDMTLTAGVPSLHNAFQFLAKAAGSVAKEDIRDSVHHITNFDRMESINDISRPGSASAYSNDNSFISTEQHGIQSLNSMETPTNGEQTPRSIPLIEKLSSVRPKPSMKLGDIEYIGPYQLLTEAEARKRIDAFFLTMHPFSPYIPLQLHDPDELARYPLLLCTILTISARYHTLRDLGLNEIDNNVHVELHEKLWIYCQRLVSQTVWAEASTRSIGTILAFLMFTEWNPRAIHWKWPDYANYPEMNDSSKRSSSQAHGSDSLAGLAAMRRSDRMSWMLTGNAVRLAQDLDVLEYSSKIFVMTHVCETHTAMNLNKRSSLSESLSEVKLNGFEDNNLDNEQFFLERILQNDKSKERWARFLDRIGERDKKHTLTNIEREFLNDEFLLYHYNTDNHNSQVEQEFRLKFSKIQRAKIELLKIISLGYENVYNGKLRSHDRHQRLSMLSVLSPLIEGWYNIYKTLLLPVSGPACSLTKSSNKSFVFAITEKMEHESLISDYYYCQLYIYSLALQLDNKEPGKSKLRLNELTKSARYVELAYNAAKEILNSAQRVHKLKILKYMPVRWVMRIVRSIVFMIKCYLTLTGNGITQNPEANTILTMSVLPTDEIIQTIQKTAIILRATAPDELHLCSRYSTILMYLCTEMKHRSKPNMQPPIPRSISSDFMDKEKEEEKSDKKNTTRAANSGVCDENTVPLKHTQCSNDNKDNTRESGMGNNVAARNTGYHSGTQLHSNHTGSGTATDGNGSTLGGYLPPQIVDWFNDNNEIGLDFVGPWTEMVEKQFVNRVDDDPSYENWFKELYNPST
- the GIS4 gene encoding Gis4p, which codes for MTNSVRIKDYFDNDYNGLWSWYLYNLRKGEFEELTRNKLKSSLLKRFLREQLCEVTPLNKKLLLVSIPDDIHEDIKVLEEFLSEYFHLKDNHTNIVINKITRDTIYNHENHYLIQDELANFNDEWFLNMKRDVIVGNTSEEPDSPESCGQPIKECSSNQDSDASERYSVVTGETFETESHSIILNFKHRQVENKPTNPTFKQITRITPENNLGSPTESQVSIMTHGEDLESYRGEALVHTITRTAEEVAEEATSNDDYDEDSVDDMKSNNVSIPPSISISDNFGTFRLVLQSILIASNETDQVFTGIRQSENDRSNADINDDWLLYDSEFNLDNLQMLSLQDIFEFSRLSPKILFYSMIHVKENINTECSMSPDQRITMQNTISNGFLRTSTAGNNSSMGTGNSYSELSSENSIQEYTVDDDNDSMAEDPAICLYSPQTAATAGHRSIGTTESVGAWALNRSNTKRSMEYIDNSVSRDSRGNFVNRIKSQPMPVLLKSLSTNVDSETAKIKKSLAKSKARYRKKSSPNNCIIM